In a genomic window of Desulfotomaculum sp.:
- a CDS encoding DUF4416 domain-containing protein, with translation MGQVREVQPVKILAGLLSRDVSLFETVKFELEREWGPVDQQSELVEFNFTRYYEQELGSDLKRLFISFAGLADPGRLPEMKLLANHIEDKLAVDGRRRVNIDPGYITPARLILATTKDHAHRVYLGRGIYGDLTLIYSHSQGSFKPLPWTYPDYCSEEYAAYFKRVRELCREQLRISASIIFKR, from the coding sequence ATGGGTCAAGTAAGGGAAGTGCAGCCTGTAAAAATCCTGGCAGGGCTACTTTCCCGGGATGTATCATTGTTTGAAACCGTTAAATTTGAACTGGAAAGAGAGTGGGGGCCGGTTGACCAGCAAAGTGAACTGGTGGAGTTTAATTTCACCAGGTATTACGAACAAGAGTTGGGCAGTGACCTCAAACGTTTGTTTATAAGCTTTGCCGGACTTGCCGATCCCGGCCGTCTTCCCGAAATGAAACTGCTTGCCAACCATATCGAAGATAAGCTGGCAGTTGACGGCCGGCGCAGGGTGAATATTGATCCTGGTTACATTACCCCGGCAAGGCTGATCCTGGCCACGACCAAGGATCACGCCCACAGGGTCTACCTGGGCAGGGGTATCTATGGCGACCTCACCTTGATTTATTCGCATTCGCAGGGCAGTTTCAAACCTTTGCCCTGGACGTATCCCGACTACTGCAGCGAGGAGTACGCGGCTTACTTCAAACGTGTGCGCGAGTTGTGCCGGGAACAGCTCCGTATTTCAGCCTCCATCATTTTCAAGCGGTGA
- a CDS encoding propanoyl-CoA acyltransferase, with protein MSRARDVYIIGAGMTQLFRKAPMPLDELGRQAIFAAVKDAGINFKEIGSVVVGNMGGLSGAICIGQRIACSLGLGGVPMINVESACSSGAMAVNKAAEHVADGTCDIALAVGVEHLSSVRAGGTAFAPDSRDPEGLQGATMPGIYAMRTRRYMHEFGATLEDMALVAVKNRRHAMNNPYSSFRTPITVEEVVNARMVSDPLTLLMSCPNADGGAAVVVATKEVAEKLGKKMVKIAASHITSGIFKNSFRDFTEMEITIRGAKESYEEAGLGPDDISMVECHDAFVIGEVLYLEAMGFCGHGEAIPFLKSGQSDYGGKVVFSPRGGLLSCGHPTGCSGTAQIVEATWQLRGEAGDRQVPGCKAALTHVTGGGVYGLDNAACTIHILTN; from the coding sequence ATGTCAAGAGCAAGAGATGTTTATATAATTGGAGCGGGCATGACCCAATTATTCAGAAAAGCTCCGATGCCTCTGGATGAATTAGGCAGACAGGCTATATTTGCGGCGGTAAAAGACGCCGGAATCAACTTTAAAGAGATAGGATCGGTAGTCGTAGGGAACATGGGCGGGCTGTCAGGCGCCATCTGCATCGGACAGCGGATTGCCTGCTCCCTCGGACTCGGCGGCGTTCCCATGATCAACGTTGAAAGCGCCTGCTCAAGCGGCGCCATGGCTGTCAACAAGGCGGCCGAGCACGTTGCCGATGGCACATGCGATATAGCCCTGGCCGTTGGTGTTGAGCATCTTTCTTCCGTCAGGGCCGGCGGAACTGCTTTCGCTCCTGATTCAAGAGACCCGGAAGGTTTGCAGGGAGCAACCATGCCTGGCATTTACGCAATGAGAACCCGCCGTTACATGCATGAGTTCGGCGCCACGCTTGAGGATATGGCGCTTGTTGCAGTAAAGAACCGCAGGCACGCGATGAATAACCCCTATTCTTCCTTCAGAACCCCGATCACTGTAGAAGAGGTCGTCAACGCCAGAATGGTCTCCGACCCGCTTACCCTTTTAATGAGCTGCCCCAATGCCGACGGCGGCGCCGCCGTTGTCGTGGCGACCAAGGAAGTAGCTGAGAAACTGGGCAAAAAGATGGTCAAGATTGCGGCCAGCCACATTACTTCCGGTATTTTCAAGAATTCATTCAGAGATTTTACGGAAATGGAAATCACCATCCGCGGCGCTAAGGAGTCCTATGAAGAGGCAGGCCTTGGACCCGACGACATTAGCATGGTTGAATGCCACGACGCGTTCGTCATCGGTGAAGTCTTATACCTGGAAGCCATGGGATTCTGCGGGCATGGGGAGGCTATACCCTTCCTGAAGAGCGGTCAGTCCGATTACGGCGGGAAGGTAGTCTTCAGCCCGAGGGGCGGTTTGCTGTCCTGCGGCCATCCGACAGGATGCTCGGGAACCGCTCAAATCGTAGAGGCCACCTGGCAGCTGCGCGGCGAAGCCGGAGACCGTCAGGTACCGGGCTGCAAAGCAGCATTAACACACGTAACAGGCGGTGGAGTGTACGGTCTGGATAACGCAGCCTGCACCATACATATTCTAACTAATTAG
- a CDS encoding beta-ketoacyl-ACP reductase: MSVKVKDRVALITGSGSGIGEGVAKRLSQNGAKIVINDVVQDKIDRVVEEIKVAGGEAIGMNIDITKKDQVDEMFKKTVETFGRIDILVNNAGVSRDKGILKLTEADWDFVLDINLKGQFFCCQGAIGYMREQKFGRIVNISSRAWLGGVGQANYAASKGGVVSLTRTLALELARFGINVNCICPGLIKTPLYDALTEEQIANLVKAQPMGAIGNPSDIAQGVLFFVDDDAGYVTGQVIFICGGRSLWSSLSV; this comes from the coding sequence ATGAGTGTCAAAGTTAAAGACAGGGTCGCCCTTATTACCGGCTCCGGAAGCGGAATTGGTGAAGGCGTAGCCAAAAGGCTTTCCCAAAATGGGGCCAAGATAGTTATCAACGATGTAGTGCAAGACAAGATCGACAGAGTCGTGGAAGAAATCAAGGTAGCCGGCGGCGAAGCTATCGGCATGAACATCGACATTACCAAAAAAGATCAGGTCGACGAGATGTTCAAAAAGACAGTTGAGACTTTCGGCCGGATCGATATTCTGGTTAACAATGCTGGAGTGTCAAGGGACAAAGGCATTTTGAAGTTGACCGAAGCGGACTGGGATTTTGTACTAGATATCAATCTTAAAGGGCAGTTCTTCTGCTGCCAAGGCGCGATAGGTTACATGAGGGAGCAAAAATTTGGCCGGATCGTTAATATTTCTTCCCGCGCCTGGCTGGGCGGGGTCGGTCAAGCAAACTACGCCGCTTCCAAAGGCGGGGTGGTCAGTCTCACCCGGACTCTGGCTTTAGAGCTGGCCAGGTTTGGGATCAATGTCAACTGCATATGCCCTGGCTTAATCAAAACACCGCTTTACGATGCTTTGACCGAAGAACAAATCGCTAACTTAGTTAAGGCGCAGCCGATGGGCGCAATTGGGAATCCTTCTGATATAGCCCAGGGCGTATTGTTCTTTGTGGATGACGATGCCGGGTACGTTACCGGGCAGGTTATCTTTATCTGCGGTGGAAGAAGCCTGTGGAGCTCTTTATCCGTATAA
- a CDS encoding beta-ketoacyl-ACP reductase translates to MQIKDRVALITGSGGGIGEGIAKAMVNEGAKVVILDIVQASVDRVVGELKAAGGEAIGVVGDITKKDEVDAMFKKAVDTFGRLDILVNNAGIAKDKGFLKMTESDWDAVLAVNLKGMFLCTQAAMGYMREQNYGRVINISSRAWLGGIGQANYSASKGGVVSLTRSLALEMAKRGITVNCVAPGLTNTPLWQALPEETRARLTKAQPTQTIGSVYDIARGVIFFAADGSSYITGQVVYICGGRSLYAG, encoded by the coding sequence ATGCAAATAAAAGACAGAGTAGCGCTGATTACCGGGTCCGGAGGCGGAATAGGCGAAGGAATAGCCAAGGCAATGGTCAATGAAGGCGCCAAGGTAGTTATTTTGGATATCGTACAGGCCAGTGTGGACCGCGTCGTAGGCGAGCTTAAAGCGGCCGGCGGTGAGGCCATCGGTGTTGTCGGGGATATAACCAAAAAAGATGAAGTCGACGCGATGTTCAAAAAGGCCGTTGACACCTTCGGCAGACTCGACATCCTGGTTAACAACGCCGGTATTGCCAAGGACAAAGGGTTCCTGAAAATGACTGAATCAGACTGGGACGCCGTCCTAGCTGTTAACTTAAAGGGAATGTTTTTATGCACACAGGCTGCAATGGGGTACATGCGGGAGCAAAATTACGGACGGGTTATCAACATTTCCTCCCGTGCCTGGTTGGGTGGCATCGGACAGGCCAATTACTCCGCTTCCAAAGGCGGAGTGGTCAGTCTGACCCGTTCTCTGGCGCTGGAAATGGCCAAACGGGGAATTACAGTTAACTGCGTTGCCCCCGGCCTGACCAACACACCACTGTGGCAGGCGCTGCCGGAGGAGACCAGAGCACGCCTGACCAAGGCGCAGCCCACACAGACAATAGGTAGTGTTTACGACATCGCCCGCGGCGTAATCTTCTTTGCCGCCGACGGGTCCAGCTACATTACCGGCCAGGTAGTTTATATCTGTGGAGGCAGAAGCCTGTACGCAGGCTGA
- a CDS encoding acyl-CoA hydratase: protein MGSLSDIRVLEFASPYGGYAGKMFADLGADVIHIEPPEGDPTRFVWPFYKDKPDREGSLKYLYHNTSKRGMVLDITRPEGQEVFLELVKTADIVIEAFNPGFMESLSLGYEILKKVNPKIVYVSITPFGREGPYADFPGSNLTVSALAGWLYLAGTGNNKPALAYGEQAYMMAFCYAASGAMAAFYDAEATGEGQVVEISMQEAVVTACENACQYWDLEKIERRATEEIEAGRNVYECKDGYVSAMFSMGDNRYLWDPFWQWMKDEGRPDLAEIFGSEDFRGRAYRATDEAKQIFREKAEPFIKQFDKTYIYIETQKRRTVCYPVNDPKDVYENEQLNYRNYFKKLYHESLGGEVTYPGEVYYLEKMEWGLKPAPTFGQHTVEILKELGYADEQVGALKEGGVVIG from the coding sequence ATGGGTTCGCTATCAGACATCAGGGTACTTGAGTTCGCCAGCCCATATGGCGGCTACGCAGGTAAGATGTTTGCCGATCTAGGCGCTGACGTGATCCACATCGAACCACCGGAAGGGGATCCGACAAGGTTTGTTTGGCCTTTTTACAAGGACAAGCCCGATCGGGAAGGAAGTTTAAAGTATCTTTACCACAATACCAGCAAACGCGGCATGGTACTTGATATAACCAGACCGGAAGGGCAGGAAGTATTTTTAGAGCTTGTCAAAACCGCTGACATTGTTATTGAGGCTTTTAACCCCGGGTTTATGGAATCCCTGAGCCTGGGTTATGAAATTTTAAAAAAAGTAAACCCCAAGATCGTTTATGTTTCGATCACACCTTTTGGTCGGGAAGGTCCCTACGCAGATTTTCCGGGGTCAAACCTGACTGTAAGCGCGCTGGCCGGATGGCTGTATTTAGCCGGTACCGGCAACAACAAGCCTGCCCTGGCCTATGGTGAACAGGCCTATATGATGGCCTTTTGTTATGCCGCCAGCGGAGCTATGGCTGCTTTTTACGATGCGGAAGCGACCGGCGAAGGTCAGGTTGTTGAAATTTCCATGCAGGAAGCAGTGGTTACCGCCTGCGAGAACGCCTGCCAGTACTGGGATCTTGAAAAGATCGAACGCAGGGCGACCGAGGAAATCGAGGCCGGCAGGAATGTTTACGAATGCAAGGACGGATATGTCAGCGCCATGTTCTCCATGGGTGACAACCGTTACCTCTGGGATCCGTTCTGGCAGTGGATGAAAGACGAAGGGCGTCCCGACCTAGCGGAAATTTTCGGCAGTGAAGACTTCAGAGGCCGGGCCTACAGGGCTACAGACGAAGCAAAACAGATTTTCAGGGAAAAAGCCGAGCCGTTTATCAAGCAGTTTGACAAAACATACATATACATTGAAACTCAGAAAAGGCGCACTGTCTGCTACCCGGTTAACGATCCCAAGGACGTATATGAAAATGAACAATTGAACTACCGGAACTATTTCAAGAAGCTCTACCATGAGAGCCTGGGCGGGGAAGTTACCTATCCCGGCGAGGTCTATTACCTGGAAAAAATGGAATGGGGCTTGAAGCCTGCGCCGACGTTCGGCCAGCACACAGTAGAAATTTTAAAGGAACTGGGCTATGCCGACGAACAGGTCGGTGCTCTAAAGGAAGGGGGTGTAGTAATTGGCTAA
- a CDS encoding succinyl-CoA--benzylsuccinate CoA-transferase — translation MAKPILDGIVVCDFSWVGAGPITTQNLGMMGATIIHIETHKRPEILRMTPPFKDRKPGVERSGYFSPRNANKLGLSLDLSKPEAIEVVKRLLTISDIVINNFSFGVMDRWGLSYEDVKKIKPDIIYIEMPPQGRTGPHKDFMAFGALINALVGATFLTGHPDQKPSGTGTNYTDHVPVPGHLTFAIMAALRHRRKTGEGQFIELAQSQAGVNMVSAIPVMDYAVNGRIQQRMGNRHLELAPHNLYNCKGERNWIAIAVYNDQEWESLKKVMGNPEWANNPKFATNEGRKANEDELDAKIEEWTSAKWHRQLMDELVKEGVRAGVVHSCRDVTEDYNLVQRGFWTYLMHPEAGVALYNHSPMRMSKAPVLSTTPANMIGQHNQQVLRDLLKYTDEEIKEMEEKGVLN, via the coding sequence TTGGCTAAGCCGATATTAGACGGAATTGTTGTCTGCGACTTCTCCTGGGTGGGAGCGGGTCCTATTACTACACAGAACCTTGGGATGATGGGCGCCACGATAATTCACATCGAAACGCACAAGCGTCCGGAGATTTTAAGGATGACGCCGCCGTTTAAAGACAGAAAGCCCGGAGTCGAAAGAAGCGGCTACTTTTCACCGAGGAATGCCAACAAGCTGGGCCTTTCCCTGGATTTATCCAAGCCCGAAGCTATTGAAGTAGTCAAACGCCTTCTTACAATAAGTGACATTGTCATCAACAATTTTTCCTTCGGTGTCATGGACAGATGGGGGCTGAGCTATGAAGATGTTAAGAAGATTAAGCCCGATATCATCTATATTGAAATGCCGCCGCAGGGAAGGACCGGGCCGCACAAGGACTTCATGGCTTTCGGAGCGCTGATCAACGCCCTTGTCGGGGCTACCTTCCTAACCGGGCATCCCGATCAGAAACCGTCCGGAACAGGCACCAACTATACCGATCACGTTCCTGTTCCCGGCCACCTTACCTTTGCTATTATGGCGGCTTTAAGGCACCGTAGAAAGACCGGCGAGGGGCAGTTCATTGAGTTGGCCCAGTCACAGGCCGGGGTTAATATGGTATCAGCTATACCCGTAATGGACTATGCGGTAAACGGGCGGATCCAGCAGAGGATGGGAAACCGCCACCTTGAATTAGCTCCCCATAACTTATATAACTGCAAAGGAGAAAGAAACTGGATTGCCATTGCGGTATACAATGACCAGGAATGGGAATCCCTGAAGAAAGTTATGGGCAACCCGGAGTGGGCCAACAATCCGAAGTTTGCTACGAATGAGGGCAGGAAGGCCAACGAGGACGAACTGGACGCCAAGATTGAAGAGTGGACCTCCGCCAAGTGGCACAGGCAACTGATGGACGAACTTGTCAAGGAGGGTGTCCGCGCCGGGGTGGTGCACAGCTGCCGCGACGTCACCGAAGACTACAACCTTGTGCAAAGGGGATTCTGGACATACCTGATGCATCCTGAAGCAGGCGTGGCGCTTTATAATCATAGTCCCATGAGAATGTCCAAGGCGCCTGTACTTTCAACTACGCCTGCCAACATGATCGGGCAGCACAACCAGCAGGTTCTGCGCGATCTTTTAAAATACACCGATGAAGAAATTAAGGAAATGGAAGAAAAGGGTGTACTTAATTAA
- a CDS encoding benzylsuccinyl-CoA dehydrogenase → MDFTLPEEFVMLKKMVRKFTENEIMPLEMTVIERESERGFEAKASIPPEEEKKILAKAKDLGLWGIDVPEEHGGQGLGMLAKMLVEEEMARSICWIFLPPDSPNLDFLANACRPEQYEDYLLPYSRGEKTSALALTEANAGSDAAGIQLRADRKGDKWVLNGTKLWISFGPKADFFIIIAVTDKVKKQRGGFTAFLVDKGTPGFTILRNIPCIGDMLVYELLLEDVVLDDSKVLGEVGQAFVPLQNRLGVRRIELAARCCGAATRCMELMLTQARVRETFGKPIGDRQFIQGMIADSTVEIHAARLMVYHAASKYDSGEKDLRVEGAMTKVYGTEMLQRVSDKAIQMHGALGLSKEMVLEYIYRLCRVWRIVEGPSEIHRWLTARQIIRSEKPYETIVGML, encoded by the coding sequence ATGGATTTTACCTTACCCGAAGAATTCGTGATGCTTAAAAAGATGGTCCGCAAGTTTACCGAGAATGAAATAATGCCGCTGGAGATGACTGTAATCGAACGAGAATCCGAACGGGGCTTTGAAGCGAAAGCGTCAATTCCCCCCGAAGAGGAGAAGAAGATCCTGGCCAAAGCCAAAGACCTCGGCCTCTGGGGTATAGACGTGCCGGAAGAGCACGGCGGGCAGGGCTTGGGCATGCTGGCAAAAATGCTTGTGGAAGAGGAAATGGCCAGGTCCATCTGCTGGATCTTCCTTCCTCCGGATTCCCCAAACCTGGACTTCCTCGCCAACGCCTGCAGGCCGGAACAGTATGAGGATTACTTGCTCCCATACTCGCGTGGTGAGAAGACCTCCGCATTAGCCCTTACCGAAGCCAACGCCGGCAGCGACGCCGCCGGCATCCAGCTGCGGGCGGACCGCAAGGGAGACAAATGGGTTCTAAACGGGACCAAGCTCTGGATCAGCTTTGGCCCCAAGGCGGATTTCTTTATTATAATCGCTGTAACCGACAAGGTGAAGAAGCAGAGGGGCGGTTTTACCGCTTTCCTGGTCGACAAGGGCACCCCTGGCTTCACAATTTTGCGCAACATACCGTGCATCGGCGACATGCTTGTTTACGAGCTGCTTCTGGAAGATGTGGTTCTTGATGACAGCAAGGTGCTCGGTGAAGTGGGGCAGGCTTTTGTTCCCCTGCAGAACCGTCTTGGCGTGAGAAGAATTGAACTGGCTGCAAGATGCTGCGGCGCCGCTACCAGGTGCATGGAACTGATGCTTACCCAGGCCAGAGTCCGGGAGACTTTCGGCAAGCCTATCGGGGACCGTCAGTTTATCCAGGGGATGATTGCTGATTCGACAGTCGAAATACACGCTGCGCGCTTGATGGTTTACCACGCGGCCAGCAAGTACGATTCCGGTGAAAAGGACCTGCGCGTCGAGGGCGCGATGACGAAGGTATACGGTACCGAGATGCTGCAGAGAGTCTCTGATAAAGCGATCCAGATGCACGGAGCGCTCGGTTTGAGCAAAGAGATGGTTCTTGAGTACATCTACCGTCTATGCCGTGTCTGGCGTATTGTGGAAGGCCCCTCCGAAATTCACCGCTGGCTGACGGCCAGACAGATTATTAGAAGTGAAAAGCCTTATGAAACTATAGTAGGAATGCTGTAA
- a CDS encoding enoyl-CoA hydratase: protein MSTGTLVFTKEGHIGILTLNNPDALNALPLEGWEELRETCFEIKKDPDVRVVVITGTGDRAFCTGTDLKKTAKMADESFVATYFDWETYLSGLKMWKPTIAAINGFCIGGGLEMALACDLRVASSKASFALTEVKVASLPGLGGMQRLIRTVPKAVAMKMILGAERINAQEAYRIGLISDVFEPEALMENAMKIAAQIAANAPLSVKAAKQACIVGADLPLDQAIMYDYMLWGILRDTEDRLEGRKAFAEKRPPQYKGR from the coding sequence ATGAGCACTGGAACTCTGGTTTTCACCAAGGAAGGCCATATAGGTATTCTTACCCTCAATAATCCCGATGCCTTGAACGCTCTGCCGCTGGAAGGATGGGAAGAGCTGCGCGAGACCTGTTTTGAGATCAAAAAGGACCCGGACGTCCGGGTGGTAGTTATCACCGGAACAGGTGACCGGGCTTTCTGTACAGGGACCGATCTCAAGAAGACAGCCAAAATGGCGGATGAAAGTTTCGTCGCCACCTACTTCGACTGGGAAACCTATCTGTCAGGTTTAAAGATGTGGAAACCTACTATAGCGGCCATCAACGGCTTTTGCATCGGCGGCGGCCTGGAAATGGCTCTGGCCTGTGATCTAAGAGTAGCTTCCTCCAAGGCTTCTTTTGCCCTTACCGAAGTTAAAGTGGCCAGCCTGCCCGGGCTTGGCGGGATGCAGCGCCTGATCAGGACTGTTCCCAAGGCTGTGGCCATGAAGATGATCCTTGGCGCAGAGCGCATCAATGCCCAGGAAGCTTACCGGATCGGCTTGATCAGCGATGTGTTTGAGCCGGAAGCCCTTATGGAAAACGCGATGAAGATTGCCGCCCAGATTGCAGCCAACGCTCCGCTGTCGGTTAAAGCAGCCAAGCAGGCATGTATTGTAGGCGCTGATCTGCCCCTTGACCAAGCAATCATGTACGACTACATGCTCTGGGGTATTCTGCGTGACACCGAGGACAGGCTGGAAGGCCGCAAAGCTTTTGCCGAAAAGAGACCTCCGCAGTATAAAGGCAGATAA
- a CDS encoding peptidoglycan-binding protein: protein MAQNAQTTEKLRVHQVVSEETQQVVVRGKVTVPEAKPDVDKILSTDKTVNIEKTEVVPDKVIVEGNIILQVVYITFEPAHSVHHMHAKIPFTAFVDVPDAEPGMEVMVRAKIEDVNIAPSRDDVRVFDVAAVLSVFAKVTEVQDVDILTECPAGATCKSETIKIDHVVASKTKQVVASDVFHVPEEKPSAEKILDTMTTAEVTNIRVLKNKIIVDGNVKINIIYVAMEPEQSVHEMHRTFSFNDFIEVPGVRSDSDVRVDVLVESADVDQHTPDRLSADVVLMLTARAFETKRVKVITEISGAHAKMARLKIDHVVGEDSTQVVLRDTFSTPEPEPVIEKVLKTSVDKAEVRETRILKDKVIIRGDVFVEVTYVAGLPEQPVHVIRRKIPFHTFVEIPGVEEGMDIDVTVTSEYATAGYELCHITIELVIKVTAKAIETMQKDVVVETEVPAPVCPPGEIIDYTIKSGDTFYSIAQKYGTTVNAIIQANPGVNPENLKVGQVIKVPCTPPAKG, encoded by the coding sequence ATGGCGCAAAATGCACAGACCACAGAAAAGCTGCGCGTTCACCAGGTAGTCAGCGAAGAAACGCAGCAGGTTGTGGTTCGTGGCAAAGTAACCGTACCTGAAGCAAAGCCGGATGTGGACAAAATTCTTTCTACGGATAAAACGGTAAATATCGAAAAAACAGAAGTAGTGCCTGACAAAGTTATAGTTGAAGGAAATATAATCTTACAGGTAGTTTATATTACCTTTGAGCCAGCACATTCCGTTCATCATATGCACGCAAAGATACCGTTTACAGCCTTTGTTGACGTGCCCGACGCGGAGCCGGGGATGGAAGTGATGGTAAGGGCTAAAATTGAGGATGTAAACATTGCTCCCAGCCGTGATGATGTCCGGGTATTTGATGTGGCCGCTGTACTTTCAGTGTTTGCCAAAGTTACCGAAGTTCAGGATGTTGATATTTTGACCGAGTGTCCTGCCGGAGCTACCTGCAAATCTGAGACCATTAAGATTGACCACGTTGTTGCCAGTAAGACCAAGCAAGTGGTAGCCAGTGATGTGTTCCATGTTCCGGAGGAAAAACCTTCGGCTGAGAAAATTCTTGACACTATGACCACTGCAGAAGTTACCAACATACGGGTACTGAAGAACAAGATAATTGTAGACGGTAATGTAAAAATCAACATCATATACGTTGCCATGGAGCCTGAACAATCGGTACATGAAATGCACAGGACCTTCTCGTTTAATGATTTTATTGAAGTGCCCGGTGTTCGCTCAGACTCGGATGTAAGAGTTGATGTGTTAGTGGAAAGCGCAGATGTTGACCAGCACACTCCCGACCGTTTGTCGGCAGACGTAGTTTTAATGCTCACAGCAAGGGCTTTTGAGACAAAACGAGTTAAAGTGATTACTGAGATATCCGGAGCACATGCCAAAATGGCAAGGCTGAAAATCGATCATGTCGTCGGCGAGGACAGCACCCAGGTTGTATTGCGGGATACCTTTTCAACTCCTGAACCCGAACCGGTTATCGAAAAAGTTTTAAAAACCTCGGTTGATAAAGCGGAAGTGAGAGAAACAAGAATACTCAAGGATAAAGTCATCATCCGGGGCGATGTGTTTGTTGAAGTAACTTATGTTGCCGGCCTTCCGGAACAACCTGTACACGTTATACGCCGGAAAATCCCCTTCCATACCTTTGTTGAGATACCGGGAGTGGAAGAGGGTATGGACATCGATGTTACCGTGACCAGCGAGTATGCTACTGCCGGTTATGAACTCTGTCATATTACTATTGAACTGGTCATTAAAGTGACTGCCAAGGCCATTGAAACTATGCAGAAGGATGTTGTAGTCGAAACTGAAGTCCCGGCGCCGGTTTGCCCACCGGGAGAAATAATCGACTATACCATCAAATCGGGAGATACATTCTATTCGATAGCTCAAAAGTATGGGACGACGGTAAATGCGATCATACAGGCCAATCCGGGGGTCAACCCCGAGAATTTAAAGGTGGGGCAGGTTATTAAAGTGCCTTGTACCCCCCCGGCAAAAGGATAA
- a CDS encoding ZIP family metal transporter, whose protein sequence is MGKVLFMGLIAGLGTCLGALIILSFHRIKYWQLSLMLGFASGAMLALTFLDLIPAALYQSELSLCLKGCVLSLIVMGSLDFLLNRSLLAGSSGHRYTLLGYFIALGIALHDLPEGFAIAAGAAEPISLGTLLTLTIGLHNIPEGMAMSAPLRVGGMGAFRIMAINFLISLVTPLGSALGMILIKASPAFISLLLAFAAGSMLYIVILKLLPEAFRGRWPASCLGILLGIILVIFFNLFF, encoded by the coding sequence GTGGGTAAAGTATTATTCATGGGTTTGATCGCGGGGTTGGGTACATGTTTGGGAGCGCTTATTATTCTTTCTTTTCACCGTATAAAATATTGGCAGCTTTCATTGATGCTGGGATTCGCTTCCGGAGCCATGCTGGCGTTAACCTTTTTGGATCTTATTCCTGCGGCGCTTTATCAGTCCGAGTTGAGCCTGTGCTTGAAAGGATGCGTTTTAAGCCTGATCGTTATGGGCTCGCTTGATTTTTTATTAAACCGCTCACTGCTGGCAGGCAGTTCAGGACACAGATACACACTTCTTGGTTACTTCATTGCCCTTGGAATTGCGCTCCATGATCTTCCTGAGGGATTTGCCATCGCTGCAGGCGCAGCCGAACCAATATCGCTGGGTACTCTGCTTACCCTGACAATAGGGCTCCACAACATACCGGAAGGCATGGCCATGAGCGCGCCTCTGCGAGTAGGCGGCATGGGGGCATTCAGGATCATGGCAATTAATTTTTTAATCAGCCTGGTTACACCGCTTGGTTCGGCTCTGGGAATGATTCTCATCAAGGCTTCACCCGCTTTTATTTCCCTGCTTTTAGCATTTGCCGCCGGTTCAATGCTTTACATTGTTATTTTAAAATTACTGCCCGAGGCTTTTAGGGGAAGGTGGCCGGCATCCTGCCTGGGTATCCTTCTGGGCATAATTCTGGTTATCTTTTTTAACCTATTTTTTTAA
- a CDS encoding 4-(cytidine 5'-diphospho)-2-C-methyl-D-erythritol kinase, which translates to MYEIFARAKINLTLDITGLRSDGYHEVEMIMQTVGLSDRLVFEPYHNGIVINCDNPDLPVGPENLVCKAALLLQEYTGQAKGAIINLNKNIPLAAGLAGGSADAAAALKGLNNLWGLNLHFSELLSLGEHIGADVPFCLMGGTALARGKGEILLPLKPLPRFGIILVKPPFGVSTGRVYQQYDLTGGGARPDTKRMLEAIENRNLSDIGGLLSNILEETTACLYPQIKFLKQVLVREGAVGAVMSGSGPTFFGLCENEVKADNIAWNLILPPG; encoded by the coding sequence TTGTACGAAATATTCGCCCGAGCAAAGATAAACCTCACACTGGATATAACCGGCCTTCGATCTGACGGATATCACGAAGTGGAGATGATTATGCAAACGGTCGGATTATCTGACCGTCTGGTTTTTGAACCATATCACAATGGTATTGTAATTAACTGTGACAATCCTGACCTGCCGGTTGGGCCGGAAAACCTGGTTTGTAAGGCGGCGCTTCTGCTTCAGGAATATACAGGGCAGGCAAAAGGGGCGATTATTAATCTGAATAAAAATATTCCCCTTGCGGCAGGGTTAGCCGGAGGTTCGGCAGATGCTGCAGCAGCCTTGAAAGGTTTAAATAATTTATGGGGACTGAATTTACATTTCTCCGAACTGCTGTCACTAGGGGAGCATATTGGGGCAGATGTGCCTTTTTGCCTCATGGGAGGTACAGCCCTTGCCCGCGGCAAGGGGGAAATATTATTACCGTTGAAACCTCTGCCGAGGTTCGGAATAATCCTGGTCAAGCCGCCTTTCGGTGTTTCAACGGGCCGTGTTTACCAGCAGTATGATTTAACAGGCGGCGGCGCCCGTCCGGATACTAAAAGGATGTTGGAGGCAATTGAAAATAGAAACCTTTCGGACATAGGGGGTTTATTATCCAACATTCTTGAGGAAACAACAGCTTGTCTTTACCCGCAAATAAAATTTTTAAAGCAGGTTCTAGTCAGGGAAGGCGCAGTCGGTGCAGTTATGAGCGGAAGCGGACCAACATTTTTTGGTCTGTGCGAGAATGAGGTTAAAGCTGACAATATAGCCTGGAATCTAATCCTGCCTCCTGGATGA